A part of Funiculus sociatus GB2-C1 genomic DNA contains:
- a CDS encoding chromophore lyase CpcT/CpeT, which translates to MKNTSIRNLIAIALFSSTSTVAYSRPAPNIQSIPMQQQVGEVVSHLVGVMDTSAQAQANPKAPNVRMTTCKVSVENTKKNPKVVFLYQEQAMSQNLAKPYRQRFLKIAPSADNQSVESQSFKPPTPEALIGLCSKPEAKRVVRLNDIGTAKCSVFLKPDGEKYIGETPEAGCPSDYKGAVKVTNRIVLHSTGMDTLDRAFDAAGNQVWGSKGEPYQFRWVQPSASR; encoded by the coding sequence GTGAAGAATACAAGTATTAGAAATTTGATAGCGATCGCTCTTTTTTCCTCAACTAGCACTGTGGCTTATTCGCGTCCAGCACCGAATATCCAATCGATACCAATGCAGCAACAAGTTGGGGAAGTAGTGTCGCATTTAGTCGGAGTAATGGACACGTCTGCACAAGCGCAAGCCAATCCCAAAGCCCCAAATGTGAGAATGACTACCTGCAAAGTCAGCGTAGAAAATACTAAAAAAAATCCCAAGGTAGTTTTCCTCTACCAAGAACAAGCCATGTCCCAGAATCTTGCTAAACCATATCGGCAGAGATTCCTAAAAATTGCCCCCAGTGCTGATAACCAAAGCGTAGAATCGCAATCATTTAAACCACCAACACCAGAAGCTTTAATTGGTCTATGTAGCAAACCCGAAGCAAAACGTGTTGTCAGATTAAACGATATTGGTACTGCTAAATGCAGCGTATTTTTAAAACCTGACGGTGAAAAATACATTGGCGAGACACCAGAGGCGGGTTGTCCCAGCGACTACAAAGGCGCTGTCAAGGTAACAAACCGAATTGTGTTGCATTCTACTGGAATGGACACATTAGATCGCGCTTTTGATGCCGCAGGAAATCAAGTGTGGGGGTCAAAAGGTGAACCTTATCAGTTTCGGTGGGTTCAGCCAAGCGCGAGTCGCTGA
- a CDS encoding FAD-binding domain-containing protein, protein MRREFASRDELLAYLGEQFPAAAERDRHISTILGGRKAAEAALSKVDPPSYAKSRNFFTGTVTRLSPYLRYGVLSLAEVRDAILGKVQNQADAEKLINELGWRDYWQRLYAKLGNDIWKDQEPYKTGYTAQDYAEKLPEDVDKGSTGMVCIDSFSRDLHSSGYLHNHGRMWLAAYLVHWRRIRWQTGAKWFLQHLLDGDPASNNLSWQWVASTFSHKAYFFNRENLERYTEGVYCRECPLYGNCDFEGSYEELEQRLFPKAEGSDRSGGSRSFQRGKKRR, encoded by the coding sequence ATGCGGCGAGAATTTGCCAGCCGCGACGAATTGCTCGCCTACCTGGGCGAACAATTCCCCGCCGCCGCCGAACGCGATCGCCATATCAGCACTATTCTCGGAGGACGTAAAGCCGCCGAAGCCGCACTGAGCAAAGTAGATCCTCCCAGTTACGCCAAAAGCCGCAACTTTTTCACCGGGACAGTCACCCGCCTTTCACCTTATCTCCGCTACGGCGTCTTGAGCTTGGCAGAAGTGCGGGATGCCATCCTGGGCAAAGTCCAGAACCAAGCCGATGCCGAAAAACTCATCAACGAACTCGGCTGGCGCGACTATTGGCAGCGACTCTATGCCAAACTGGGAAACGACATCTGGAAAGACCAGGAGCCATACAAGACAGGCTACACAGCCCAAGATTATGCCGAAAAGTTACCGGAAGATGTTGACAAAGGTAGCACAGGTATGGTCTGTATTGACAGCTTTAGCCGCGATTTGCACTCCTCCGGCTACCTGCACAACCACGGCAGAATGTGGTTAGCAGCATATCTTGTCCACTGGCGGCGCATCCGTTGGCAAACCGGGGCAAAATGGTTTCTGCAACACTTGCTAGATGGCGATCCTGCCAGCAACAATTTATCATGGCAGTGGGTTGCCAGCACCTTCAGCCACAAGGCTTATTTCTTCAACCGGGAGAATTTAGAACGCTACACAGAGGGCGTTTATTGCCGTGAATGTCCGCTTTACGGTAATTGCGATTTTGAGGGCAGTTATGAAGAATTAGAGCAGCGACTGTTTCCCAAAGCTGAAGGTAGCGATCGCAGTGGCGGTAGCCGAAGTTTTCAGCGCGGAAAGAAGCGTCGTTAG
- a CDS encoding S-layer homology domain-containing protein encodes MRRVFSTLSLLALLQYFPATVNAQQTQPSELPSDPVERVIAAKLMTNYPNGNFYAEQIISRAELASILVKTFNLDKREGADKPGVVEVQDVPASHWAYKDIQTVLKTGIMKGYRKNMFFPNQKINRAEAFSILAQAHGVFQFNDETVQTIIAQHPDAGNIPDWAKKSMATAIYERFINTDEQGNIYPLNPMSRGDMAYALSQFLERQQITAPLLPEDSPFPGSSRDR; translated from the coding sequence ATGCGTCGCGTCTTCAGCACTCTTTCCTTATTAGCACTTCTGCAATATTTTCCCGCAACTGTGAATGCTCAACAAACACAACCATCAGAACTACCATCTGACCCCGTTGAGCGAGTTATTGCTGCCAAATTGATGACTAACTATCCAAATGGCAATTTTTATGCTGAACAAATTATCAGCCGTGCCGAACTTGCTTCAATTTTAGTTAAAACCTTTAACCTTGATAAGCGTGAAGGTGCTGATAAACCAGGAGTTGTTGAAGTTCAAGATGTTCCGGCTTCGCACTGGGCATATAAAGATATTCAGACAGTTTTAAAAACTGGCATTATGAAAGGCTATCGGAAAAATATGTTTTTCCCAAATCAAAAAATCAATCGTGCCGAAGCCTTTTCCATCCTTGCCCAAGCTCACGGTGTATTTCAGTTTAATGATGAAACTGTGCAAACAATTATTGCCCAACATCCAGATGCAGGAAATATACCTGATTGGGCTAAAAAATCAATGGCAACTGCAATTTATGAGCGGTTTATAAACACTGATGAACAAGGCAACATTTACCCTTTAAATCCTATGAGTCGTGGTGATATGGCTTATGCTTTGAGTCAATTTTTAGAACGACAACAAATAACAGCCCCGTTGTTGCCTGAAGATTCGCCTTTCCCTGGTAGTTCGCGAGACCGATAG
- a CDS encoding serine/threonine protein kinase, with protein MNSFPDFSTYGYKIESELGHNRAGGRVTYLARSTPPYQEEVQVVIKQFQFAQSGANWADFEAYQREIQVLQSLSSPGLPQYLDSFQTPSGFCMVQEYKPAPSLASPRCWTLDEIKQIALSLLDILIYLQNQTPPVIHRDIKPENILVGIDEEIKVYLVDFGFARIGGGEVAVSSVVKGTLGFMPPEQMFNRQLTEASDLYSLGATLICLLTNTPSAKIGNLIDASYRINFKHLVPQINQHLFDWLQKMVAPDFKERYPNAAAAKAALKPIDVNRSYKRRNLEIKAVALSSLSLVGLGIFALMMAPSFNLNAPEIKTVQSTLSVDFLAKFSHAFDDKYKVLNKDISISKNNKRIYFYVNFKLIDKEYDCLCQVFSSTGRMVYAAQSTLTAEENSLSTGCFYDFDKNVDKPGDLTFVFSLDGQKVVKENITVLAE; from the coding sequence ATGAACAGCTTTCCAGATTTTTCTACCTACGGTTACAAAATTGAAAGCGAACTAGGACACAATCGTGCTGGTGGTCGCGTCACCTATCTGGCAAGAAGTACCCCGCCTTACCAAGAGGAGGTGCAGGTTGTAATTAAACAATTTCAGTTTGCCCAATCAGGGGCAAATTGGGCAGATTTTGAGGCTTATCAGCGAGAAATTCAAGTGTTGCAAAGCCTCTCCTCTCCTGGTCTCCCGCAGTATCTCGATTCCTTTCAAACTCCCAGTGGTTTCTGCATGGTGCAGGAATACAAACCCGCACCTTCTTTAGCCTCACCTCGTTGCTGGACACTTGACGAAATAAAGCAAATTGCCCTCTCACTATTAGATATTTTAATTTATCTGCAAAATCAAACGCCTCCCGTTATTCATCGGGATATTAAACCTGAAAATATCTTAGTAGGAATTGACGAGGAAATTAAGGTTTACCTAGTGGATTTTGGCTTTGCTCGTATCGGTGGCGGCGAAGTTGCTGTGAGTAGTGTTGTTAAAGGCACTTTGGGATTTATGCCACCAGAACAAATGTTTAATCGTCAGCTGACGGAAGCATCCGATCTGTACAGTTTAGGTGCAACATTGATTTGTTTACTTACTAACACTCCATCAGCGAAAATTGGTAACTTAATCGATGCGTCTTATCGGATTAATTTTAAACATTTGGTGCCTCAGATAAATCAGCATCTTTTTGACTGGTTGCAAAAAATGGTGGCACCAGATTTTAAAGAACGCTATCCTAACGCAGCCGCAGCCAAAGCAGCATTAAAGCCAATTGATGTTAATCGCAGTTATAAGCGACGGAACTTGGAAATTAAGGCTGTTGCACTTTCCAGCCTTAGCTTAGTTGGTTTGGGGATTTTTGCTTTGATGATGGCACCAAGCTTTAACTTAAACGCACCGGAAATCAAGACAGTTCAATCGACTTTATCAGTTGATTTTTTGGCAAAGTTTAGCCATGCTTTCGATGATAAATATAAAGTATTAAATAAAGATATTTCAATCTCAAAAAATAATAAGCGAATTTATTTTTATGTCAACTTTAAGTTAATTGATAAAGAATACGATTGTTTATGTCAAGTTTTTAGTAGTACGGGGCGCATGGTTTATGCGGCTCAATCGACTCTTACGGCTGAAGAAAATAGTTTGAGTACGGGGTGTTTTTATGATTTTGATAAAAATGTTGACAAGCCGGGTGATTTGACTTTTGTGTTCTCCCTAGATGGGCAAAAAGTGGTGAAGGAGAATATTACTGTTTTAGCTGAATAA
- a CDS encoding serine/threonine protein kinase has translation MSNFPNLSSHGYQVVRQLGQNRAGGRVTYLAANLKTRQPVVIKHFQFAQTDASWSEYDNYQREIQVLQGLKHPSIPRYLDSFQTPNGFCMVQEYKKAPSLAVPRSFDPDEIKKIAVSLLEILVYLQNRIPTVIHRDIKPENILVDEKINVFLVDFGLARIGDGEVTMSSVAKGTLGFMPPEQLFHRHLTEASDLYSLGATLICLLTGIKSTAIGELIDEDYRINFKHLVPKLSLRWIEWLQKMVEIKPKDRYSNAAAALEALKPIYVMRVPEVKLSQSGLEFKAKKLGERVTQSIAITNSIPDTVLEGNWEVAPHESDPPHTPEEHSWISFDLDKFESNQSNCKIKVNTSRLMANKTYERQVLLHTNSLPETHAVTVKVQTAPIPIATKKLPYIFIASLVALALAGAWVEAEAWSGVVADSGSMGVVMATFVTLFVAVFGVAAAVAATAAAAVASKLLAKNKIKFAALDAVVALFVTGIVALFVTGFGEQFRGASETIAGFGAVDLGMFITGLGAASLAAICLKRGFSNSLAVGVSLLATALGMSLGIGLQIGLLNPFVMLAVLAVGLPLGTMLFYPPFERARLISNYRKFEQHLIKS, from the coding sequence ATGAGTAACTTCCCAAACTTGTCTAGCCACGGTTATCAGGTAGTCCGACAATTGGGACAAAACCGCGCCGGAGGTCGAGTAACTTATCTGGCTGCAAATCTGAAAACCCGTCAACCCGTAGTTATTAAGCATTTTCAATTCGCCCAAACAGATGCCAGTTGGTCAGAATACGACAATTATCAGCGTGAAATTCAAGTGCTACAAGGGCTAAAACACCCCAGCATTCCCCGTTACCTCGATTCTTTCCAAACGCCAAATGGCTTTTGCATGGTGCAAGAGTATAAAAAGGCACCATCATTAGCAGTACCACGCAGTTTTGACCCCGATGAAATTAAAAAGATTGCTGTTTCTCTATTAGAAATTCTGGTTTACCTGCAAAATCGCATTCCCACTGTTATTCATCGGGATATTAAACCAGAAAATATCTTAGTCGATGAGAAAATTAATGTGTTTCTGGTGGATTTTGGTTTAGCTAGAATTGGTGATGGTGAAGTGACGATGAGTAGCGTGGCAAAAGGAACTTTAGGTTTCATGCCGCCAGAGCAATTATTTCATCGCCATCTTACCGAAGCTTCAGATTTATACAGTTTGGGAGCAACGCTGATTTGCTTGCTGACTGGAATAAAATCTACAGCAATTGGTGAGTTAATTGATGAAGATTATCGCATCAATTTTAAGCATCTTGTTCCTAAACTTAGCTTGCGGTGGATTGAGTGGCTGCAAAAGATGGTGGAAATTAAACCAAAAGACCGCTATTCTAATGCTGCTGCTGCCTTGGAAGCGCTGAAACCTATTTACGTGATGCGTGTACCAGAAGTTAAGCTGAGTCAATCGGGTTTGGAATTCAAGGCAAAAAAATTAGGTGAAAGGGTAACTCAAAGTATCGCGATAACTAACTCGATTCCCGATACGGTACTTGAGGGTAATTGGGAAGTTGCACCACACGAAAGCGACCCACCGCATACCCCAGAGGAACACAGTTGGATTTCTTTTGATTTAGACAAGTTTGAAAGCAATCAATCTAATTGCAAAATTAAGGTTAATACCAGCAGATTGATGGCGAATAAAACTTATGAGCGACAGGTTTTATTACACACTAATTCTTTGCCAGAAACTCACGCTGTAACTGTTAAAGTTCAGACCGCACCGATTCCTATTGCTACAAAAAAACTCCCTTATATTTTTATAGCCTCGCTGGTTGCACTTGCTTTAGCAGGGGCTTGGGTGGAGGCGGAAGCTTGGAGTGGAGTTGTTGCTGATAGTGGTTCTATGGGTGTGGTAATGGCGACGTTTGTTACTTTGTTCGTCGCTGTGTTTGGGGTTGCGGCTGCGGTTGCGGCGACGGCTGCTGCTGCTGTTGCATCTAAACTTCTTGCCAAGAATAAAATTAAGTTTGCGGCTCTTGATGCAGTTGTGGCTTTGTTTGTGACTGGAATTGTGGCTTTATTTGTCACTGGTTTTGGCGAACAGTTTAGGGGAGCTTCTGAGACTATTGCTGGGTTTGGCGCGGTAGATTTGGGTATGTTTATAACTGGTTTGGGAGCTGCAAGTTTGGCAGCAATTTGCTTAAAAAGAGGATTCAGTAACAGTCTGGCTGTGGGAGTTTCGCTGTTAGCAACTGCGTTAGGTATGAGTTTAGGAATTGGGTTGCAAATAGGCTTGTTAAATCCTTTTGTGATGTTGGCTGTTTTGGCAGTTGGTTTACCTTTGGGAACAATGCTTTTTTACCCGCCTTTTGAGCGTGCCAGGTTGATTTCTAACTATCGCAAGTTTGAGCAGCATTTGATTAAGTCGTAG
- a CDS encoding ABC transporter ATP-binding protein, protein MSDTVLDVRNLQVQFATDEKQILAVDGISFKLEGGQTLGIVGESGSGKSVTSLAVMGLVPSPGKIKGGEIWFKNSKANSKEKVNLLNLTPEELRSYRGGQISMIFQEPMSSLNPVFTCGYQLVEAIRQHQDISEKEAKRQAIAHLQEVKLLPSDEELRKRYLEANEALSEAEVNRHINQQKLAILDRYPHELSGGQLQRIMIAMAISCNPAILIADEPTTALDVTVQATILDLLRELRDARGMSMMFIAHDLGVIAEIADTVAVMYQGKIVEYGTVEQIFSNPQHPYTKGLLACRPSLNRRVQYLPTVSDFMEVVTTSSGEIEIREKTVNREIVDNNESLTTTAQGSPLIVNRNDPSTIVGQSSSFIVRNEPLTTNPEQSIRMGHASSFIVNNDEPPTETPILQVRDLQVGFPIKGMFGQTQRYMMAVNNVSFDVFPGETLGLVGESGCGKSTLARTLLRLIEPMSGQVIFENQDITKLSGKYLRLLRREMQIIFQNPYSSLDPRMKIGEAVIEPLRIHGYAKTKKECRDRATYLLERVGLNPILMNRYPHEFSGGQRQRVCIARALALNPKFIICDESVSALDVSVQAQVLNLLKELQSEFGLTYIFISHDLSVVKFMSDRIMVMNKGKIEEIGSSESLYLEPKQEYTRQLIAAIPTGSLEQIQQRQQQRTKVSAVSEK, encoded by the coding sequence ATGAGTGACACCGTTCTAGACGTTCGCAACCTGCAAGTTCAATTTGCAACTGACGAAAAGCAAATTTTGGCAGTTGATGGTATTTCCTTCAAACTGGAGGGTGGGCAAACACTGGGAATTGTAGGAGAGTCGGGGTCGGGAAAATCGGTGACTTCCCTCGCAGTTATGGGTCTGGTGCCAAGTCCAGGGAAGATAAAAGGCGGCGAAATTTGGTTTAAAAACTCAAAAGCGAATAGCAAAGAAAAAGTTAATCTGCTAAATCTGACACCCGAAGAACTGCGTTCGTATCGCGGTGGTCAGATTTCCATGATTTTTCAGGAACCGATGAGTTCCTTAAACCCAGTTTTTACCTGTGGGTATCAGCTAGTCGAGGCAATCCGTCAGCATCAAGATATTTCCGAAAAGGAGGCAAAAAGACAAGCGATCGCGCACCTGCAAGAAGTTAAGTTACTCCCCAGCGATGAGGAGTTGAGAAAACGCTATTTAGAAGCAAATGAAGCGTTAAGCGAAGCGGAAGTTAATCGCCACATCAATCAGCAAAAACTGGCAATATTGGATCGCTATCCCCACGAACTCTCCGGCGGTCAATTGCAGCGGATCATGATTGCAATGGCCATTTCCTGTAACCCAGCAATACTAATTGCTGACGAACCGACAACAGCCCTAGATGTGACAGTACAGGCAACAATTCTGGACTTACTGCGAGAATTGCGCGATGCCCGTGGAATGTCGATGATGTTTATCGCCCACGACTTGGGCGTAATTGCGGAAATTGCTGACACTGTAGCCGTGATGTATCAGGGCAAAATTGTTGAGTACGGAACAGTTGAGCAGATTTTTTCCAATCCCCAACATCCTTATACCAAAGGTTTGTTAGCTTGTCGCCCCAGCCTGAATCGCCGCGTGCAATATCTCCCCACCGTCTCTGACTTCATGGAAGTTGTGACTACCTCCAGCGGCGAAATCGAGATTCGGGAAAAAACGGTTAATAGGGAAATAGTTGATAATAACGAATCATTAACAACAACTGCTCAAGGTTCTCCTTTAATCGTTAATAGGAATGACCCATCAACAATAGTAGGTCAAAGTTCATCTTTCATAGTGCGTAATGAACCATTAACAACGAACCCCGAACAATCAATCAGAATGGGTCATGCTTCCTCGTTCATAGTTAATAACGATGAACCACCAACGGAAACCCCAATTTTACAAGTCCGCGACTTGCAAGTAGGTTTTCCAATAAAAGGGATGTTTGGTCAAACCCAACGCTATATGATGGCGGTGAATAATGTCTCTTTTGATGTTTTTCCCGGTGAAACGCTGGGATTGGTAGGAGAATCGGGTTGTGGCAAAAGTACCTTAGCACGTACCTTACTACGCTTGATTGAGCCAATGAGCGGTCAGGTGATATTTGAAAATCAAGACATCACCAAACTCTCTGGAAAGTATCTGCGGCTATTGCGGCGGGAAATGCAGATTATCTTCCAGAACCCATATAGCTCCCTCGATCCACGCATGAAAATCGGAGAAGCTGTGATAGAGCCGCTACGCATTCATGGCTATGCGAAGACAAAAAAAGAATGCCGCGATCGCGCAACTTATCTGTTAGAGCGCGTAGGTTTAAATCCTATCTTGATGAACCGTTACCCTCACGAGTTTTCTGGCGGACAACGCCAGCGGGTGTGCATTGCTCGTGCTTTGGCACTAAATCCCAAGTTCATAATTTGCGACGAATCTGTATCAGCGCTAGATGTATCCGTACAAGCGCAAGTGCTGAATTTGCTTAAAGAATTACAGAGCGAATTTGGGCTAACTTATATTTTCATTTCTCACGACTTGAGTGTGGTGAAATTTATGAGCGATCGCATTATGGTAATGAACAAAGGCAAAATCGAAGAAATTGGTTCATCTGAAAGCCTCTACCTCGAACCGAAACAGGAATACACCCGCCAGTTAATTGCCGCCATTCCCACAGGCAGCTTAGAACAAATTCAGCAGCGTCAGCAACAGCGAACCAAAGTATCAGCCGTCAGCGAGAAATAA
- a CDS encoding type IV pilin-like G/H family protein, with protein sequence MIYFNVPVKGLFVASSVLIAMGSTLAISVSTQATIPTFIAQTKPAPQTDAAKQQLLGQWQTKDPESGDLVTFIFAPEGKLFILFPAPEGAPEAPPVALGIKYQINSTAKPGQIDLVFTEEESIKSIFEFTDKNQLRVELEGRKAGQSRPTAFSSEATVFEKVSQTTTLPANTQVIDLETEKKNAADNQLPRPQSEAKLYIGMMNKAQQVYYREQGKFATEFEETGLGTEPGSAYYTYRLASPGNEKESVMITAQAKDSKLPSYTGVVFVTKSNGKATTIATICETIKPSTSPPAMPTAPSSGSSEIKCPDGSRPIQ encoded by the coding sequence ATGATTTACTTTAACGTTCCAGTTAAGGGCTTGTTTGTTGCATCCAGCGTACTGATAGCAATGGGCAGCACTCTAGCTATATCGGTAAGTACCCAAGCCACAATTCCCACCTTCATTGCTCAAACTAAACCTGCACCACAAACAGACGCTGCTAAACAGCAGCTTTTGGGGCAATGGCAAACTAAAGATCCAGAATCGGGAGATTTGGTTACATTTATTTTCGCACCGGAAGGAAAATTATTTATTTTATTTCCTGCACCCGAAGGCGCACCCGAAGCCCCTCCTGTAGCTTTAGGAATTAAGTATCAAATTAATTCCACCGCGAAACCCGGACAAATTGACCTAGTTTTTACCGAAGAAGAAAGCATTAAAAGCATCTTTGAGTTTACCGATAAAAATCAGCTGCGCGTAGAGTTAGAAGGTCGCAAAGCTGGACAATCTAGACCTACTGCTTTTAGTTCTGAGGCAACAGTTTTCGAGAAGGTTTCTCAGACAACAACATTGCCCGCCAACACTCAAGTAATTGACCTAGAAACTGAAAAGAAAAATGCAGCTGATAATCAACTTCCCAGACCGCAAAGCGAAGCCAAGCTGTATATCGGGATGATGAACAAAGCGCAGCAGGTTTATTATCGAGAACAAGGTAAATTTGCAACAGAATTTGAAGAGACAGGACTGGGAACTGAGCCAGGAAGCGCGTATTACACTTATCGGCTTGCATCACCAGGTAATGAGAAAGAAAGCGTGATGATAACCGCCCAAGCCAAGGATTCTAAACTTCCTAGCTACACGGGGGTTGTGTTCGTCACAAAAAGTAACGGTAAAGCCACTACAATTGCAACTATTTGCGAGACAATTAAACCCTCAACTTCGCCTCCGGCTATGCCCACTGCTCCCAGCAGCGGTTCATCAGAAATAAAATGCCCTGATGGTTCGCGTCCCATACAGTAA
- the gyrB gene encoding DNA topoisomerase (ATP-hydrolyzing) subunit B produces MTSSYSADQIQVLEGLEPVRKRPGMYIGSTGPRGLHHLVYEVVDNSVDEALAGYCTHIEIDINADGSVTVTDDGRGIPTDTHPTTGKSALETVMTVLHAGGKFGGGGYKVSGGLHGVGISVVNALSEWVDVTVWREKREHTMRFERGIPVTELKAKPIKEAKTGTSISFKPDSQIFVTTGIEFDYTTLASRLRELAYLNAGVKITFTDNRLELVKGGEPRVETYCYEGGIKEYIAYMNSDKQALHEEIIYVSGERNNVQVEVALQWCVDAYTDTLLGFANNIRTVDGGTHLEGLKAVLTRTLNAIARKRNKIKENEPNLGGENVREGLTGVISVKVPDPEFEGQTKTKLGNTEVRGIVDSLVGEVLTEYLEFRPNVGDAILEKAIQAFKAAEAARHARELVRRKSVLESSPLPGKLADCSTRDPSESEIYIVEGDSAGGSAKQGRDRRNQAILPLRGKILNIEKTDDAKIYKNTEIQALITALGLGVKGEEFDASQLRYHCIVIMTDADVDGAHIRTLLLTFFYRYQRALIEQGYIYIACPPLYKVERGRNHYYCYSDRELNNLVQNEFPANANYTIQRFKGLGEMMPQQLWDTTMNPETRTLKRVEIEDAAEADRIFTVLMGDRVAPRREFIETYGSRLNLADLDI; encoded by the coding sequence ATGACGAGCAGTTACAGTGCCGATCAGATTCAAGTTCTGGAAGGTTTAGAACCAGTCCGGAAACGACCGGGGATGTACATCGGTTCCACTGGACCCCGTGGACTTCACCATCTAGTTTACGAGGTAGTGGACAACTCGGTTGATGAGGCTCTGGCTGGCTACTGCACTCATATTGAGATAGACATCAACGCCGATGGTTCTGTCACAGTTACAGACGACGGGCGAGGCATTCCCACAGATACTCATCCTACCACTGGCAAATCAGCCTTAGAAACGGTGATGACAGTGCTGCACGCCGGAGGTAAGTTTGGTGGTGGCGGCTACAAGGTTTCTGGTGGTTTGCATGGTGTCGGTATTTCAGTAGTGAATGCCTTGTCCGAGTGGGTAGACGTGACCGTTTGGCGGGAGAAGCGGGAGCATACCATGCGCTTTGAGCGCGGTATTCCTGTCACAGAACTGAAAGCCAAGCCAATTAAAGAAGCCAAAACAGGCACCTCAATTAGTTTCAAGCCAGATTCGCAGATTTTTGTGACTACTGGCATTGAGTTTGATTACACCACCTTGGCGAGCCGTCTGCGGGAGCTTGCTTACTTAAATGCGGGTGTCAAAATCACCTTTACTGACAACCGCCTGGAATTGGTTAAGGGTGGAGAGCCCAGAGTAGAAACCTACTGCTACGAGGGAGGTATTAAAGAGTATATCGCCTATATGAATAGCGATAAGCAGGCTCTCCACGAAGAAATTATCTATGTATCCGGCGAACGCAACAATGTGCAGGTAGAGGTGGCGTTGCAGTGGTGCGTTGATGCTTATACAGACACTCTGCTGGGGTTTGCAAATAATATTCGCACAGTTGACGGCGGTACTCACCTGGAAGGGTTGAAGGCGGTGTTGACTCGGACATTGAATGCGATCGCTCGCAAGCGCAACAAAATCAAAGAAAATGAACCGAACCTCGGCGGAGAGAATGTCCGCGAAGGTTTAACGGGCGTGATCTCCGTCAAAGTCCCCGATCCGGAATTTGAAGGACAAACTAAAACCAAACTCGGTAACACCGAAGTTCGGGGAATCGTTGATTCTCTGGTAGGCGAAGTTCTAACAGAATATTTAGAGTTTCGTCCAAACGTTGGCGATGCGATTCTGGAAAAAGCGATTCAAGCTTTCAAAGCCGCCGAAGCAGCGCGTCACGCACGAGAATTAGTGCGCCGCAAATCGGTTTTGGAATCTTCTCCTTTACCGGGTAAATTAGCCGATTGCAGTACGCGAGATCCCTCAGAATCTGAAATTTACATCGTAGAAGGGGACTCAGCCGGAGGAAGTGCCAAACAAGGACGCGACAGACGCAACCAAGCTATACTCCCATTGCGCGGTAAAATTCTCAACATCGAGAAAACCGACGATGCCAAAATCTACAAAAACACCGAAATCCAGGCGCTGATTACTGCACTGGGGTTGGGTGTCAAGGGTGAGGAGTTCGATGCTTCTCAGCTGCGCTATCACTGCATCGTGATTATGACTGACGCTGACGTAGATGGGGCGCACATTCGGACGCTGTTATTGACGTTCTTCTATCGTTATCAACGGGCGCTGATTGAGCAGGGTTACATCTATATCGCTTGTCCTCCACTATATAAGGTAGAACGGGGACGCAATCATTACTATTGCTATAGCGATCGCGAACTCAACAACCTGGTGCAAAACGAGTTCCCCGCCAATGCTAATTACACCATCCAGCGATTCAAAGGCTTGGGTGAAATGATGCCGCAACAGTTGTGGGATACTACCATGAACCCGGAAACTCGCACCCTCAAACGGGTGGAAATTGAAGACGCTGCTGAAGCCGATCGCATCTTTACCGTCTTAATGGGCGATCGCGTCGCACCCCGCCGCGAATTCATCGAAACCTACGGTTCTCGCCTTAACCTCGCCGATCTAGATATCTAG